The following coding sequences are from one Pseudonocardia sp. EC080619-01 window:
- a CDS encoding acyl-CoA dehydrogenase family protein, with amino-acid sequence MDFQLTSEQEQLRDTLAGFLAARYDLARSREIAGSDAGWQPAIWQAFADDLGILGAALPEDAGGSGGGPVEVMVVAEQLGRALVVEPYVDTVVLGGGVFGRAGASDVLKGVAAGSVRIAPALAEPGSGHTAHDVSLTARRSGGDWVLSGTKVVAPGVPQATHLLVSARTSGGRRGLDGISLFAVPVDVDDPPAGLRIDPFRTVDDRHAADLVFDDVRLPATALLGAEDRGWDLLAPALDEAVAAVCAEAVGCLRTVLADTVAYARERRQFGQPIGSFQALQHRMVDMHMEVEQAVSATYLATLRLGSEPAERARAVSAAKVTVGRAARFVGQSAVQLHGGMGMTQELAVGHYFKRLTAIEYEFGSADQHRARYARLSRG; translated from the coding sequence ATGGACTTCCAGTTGACCTCGGAGCAGGAGCAGCTCCGCGACACGCTCGCCGGGTTCCTCGCGGCCCGTTACGACCTCGCGCGCAGCCGCGAGATCGCCGGGTCGGACGCCGGGTGGCAGCCCGCGATCTGGCAGGCGTTCGCCGACGACCTGGGGATCCTCGGCGCAGCACTGCCGGAGGACGCCGGCGGCTCGGGCGGCGGCCCGGTCGAGGTCATGGTCGTCGCGGAGCAGCTCGGCCGCGCGCTCGTCGTCGAGCCCTATGTGGACACGGTCGTGCTCGGTGGCGGCGTGTTCGGCCGCGCGGGCGCGAGCGACGTGCTGAAGGGTGTCGCCGCCGGCTCGGTCCGCATCGCACCGGCGCTGGCCGAGCCGGGATCGGGGCACACCGCGCACGACGTGTCGCTCACGGCCCGCCGCTCGGGCGGGGACTGGGTGCTGAGCGGCACGAAGGTCGTCGCACCCGGGGTGCCGCAGGCCACCCACCTGCTCGTCAGCGCCCGCACCTCGGGCGGGCGGCGCGGGCTCGACGGGATCTCGCTGTTCGCCGTGCCGGTCGACGTCGACGACCCGCCGGCCGGGCTGCGGATCGACCCGTTCCGGACCGTCGACGACCGGCACGCCGCGGACCTCGTGTTCGACGACGTCCGGCTGCCCGCCACCGCACTGCTCGGTGCGGAGGACCGGGGCTGGGACCTGCTCGCGCCCGCCCTCGACGAGGCGGTCGCCGCGGTGTGCGCCGAGGCGGTCGGATGCCTGCGGACGGTGCTCGCCGACACCGTCGCCTATGCGCGGGAGCGCCGGCAGTTCGGGCAGCCGATCGGGTCGTTCCAGGCGCTGCAGCACCGGATGGTCGACATGCACATGGAGGTGGAGCAGGCGGTCTCGGCCACCTACCTGGCGACGCTGCGGCTGGGTTCGGAGCCGGCCGAGCGGGCGCGGGCCGTGTCCGCCGCCAAGGTGACGGTGGGCCGCGCGGCCCGGTTCGTGGGGCAGAGCGCGGTGCAGCTGCACGGCGGTATGGGGATGACCCAGGAGCTCGCGGTCGGGCACTACTTCAAGCGGCTCACCGCGATCGAGTACGAGTTCGGCTCCGCCGACCAGCACCGGGCCCGCTACGCGCGCCTGTCCCGCGGCTGA
- a CDS encoding aldehyde dehydrogenase, whose product MNVRDELLIDGEWRKPASSVRIPVVSPSSDEVIGEAPDANADDVDAAVRAARRSFDEGVWRLRPVAERAEVLERALGLIEPKLDEIGRLVTAEMGLPTAFAGMQIPGALAVGKYFLDVARDSPLSEVRQTMYGPAAVVKEPVGVVASIAPWNGPFNMAVSKIWPALVSGCSVVYKPAPETPLDAYYIAEALVEAGVPAGVFNYVTGDRDAGRALVAHPGVDKVSFTGSTAAGRQIGQECGGSFKRLQLELGGKSAAIVLDDADLTTTMTGLATGSFFNTGQVCAAYSRVLVPSGRYDEVVGALVATAESFVVGDPFDPATTMGPLVSKRQQERVLGYVEAGKAEGASVATGGGVPAGLEKGAFIQPTVFTGVENGMRIAQEEIFGPVASVIRYETVDEAIAIANDSEYGLHGAVFTADPQRAADVARRVRTGTFSVNSFTYNTEAPFGGVKCSGVGRDTGAEAVESYYELKTVNLTEDMTPLFS is encoded by the coding sequence ATGAACGTCCGTGACGAACTGCTGATCGACGGCGAGTGGCGCAAGCCGGCGTCGTCGGTACGGATCCCCGTCGTGTCGCCCTCCTCCGACGAGGTGATCGGCGAGGCCCCCGACGCGAACGCCGACGACGTCGACGCCGCCGTGCGGGCGGCCCGCCGCTCGTTCGACGAGGGCGTGTGGCGGCTGCGGCCGGTCGCCGAGCGGGCCGAGGTGCTCGAGCGCGCGCTCGGCCTGATCGAGCCGAAGCTCGACGAGATCGGCAGGCTGGTGACCGCGGAGATGGGGCTCCCCACCGCCTTCGCCGGGATGCAGATCCCGGGCGCACTGGCCGTCGGGAAGTACTTCCTCGACGTGGCACGCGACAGCCCGCTCTCCGAGGTCCGGCAGACCATGTACGGGCCGGCGGCCGTGGTGAAGGAACCGGTCGGTGTCGTCGCCTCGATCGCGCCGTGGAACGGCCCGTTCAACATGGCCGTCTCGAAGATCTGGCCGGCGCTGGTCAGCGGGTGCAGCGTGGTCTACAAGCCCGCGCCCGAGACCCCGCTCGACGCGTACTACATCGCCGAGGCGCTGGTCGAGGCCGGTGTCCCGGCCGGGGTGTTCAACTACGTCACCGGCGACCGCGACGCCGGGCGTGCCCTCGTCGCGCACCCCGGTGTGGACAAGGTCAGCTTCACCGGGTCGACGGCGGCCGGCCGCCAGATCGGGCAGGAGTGCGGCGGGAGCTTCAAGCGCCTGCAGCTGGAACTCGGCGGGAAGTCCGCGGCGATCGTGCTCGACGACGCCGACCTCACCACGACCATGACCGGCCTCGCGACCGGCTCGTTCTTCAACACCGGCCAGGTCTGCGCCGCCTACAGCCGGGTGCTGGTGCCGAGCGGCCGCTACGACGAGGTCGTCGGCGCCCTCGTGGCCACCGCCGAGTCGTTCGTGGTCGGCGACCCCTTCGACCCGGCGACGACCATGGGCCCGCTGGTGTCGAAGCGCCAGCAGGAGCGGGTGCTCGGCTACGTCGAGGCGGGCAAGGCCGAGGGCGCCTCGGTCGCCACCGGCGGCGGGGTGCCGGCCGGGCTGGAGAAGGGCGCCTTCATCCAGCCCACCGTCTTCACCGGCGTCGAGAACGGGATGCGGATCGCGCAGGAGGAGATCTTCGGCCCGGTCGCGTCGGTCATCCGCTACGAGACCGTCGACGAGGCGATCGCGATCGCGAACGACTCCGAGTACGGGCTGCACGGCGCCGTGTTCACCGCCGACCCGCAGCGGGCGGCCGACGTCGCCCGCCGGGTCCGGACGGGCACCTTCAGCGTCAACTCCTTCACCTACAACACCGAGGCGCCGTTCGGCGGGGTGAAGTGCTCGGGCGTCGGCCGGGACACCGGTGCGGAGGCCGTCGAGTCGTACTACGAGCTGAAGACCGTGAACCTCACCGAGGACATGACCCCGCTGTTCTCCTGA
- a CDS encoding acyl-CoA dehydrogenase family protein — MDLQWSAADLAFRDEVRAFLDEKLTPDLRRAGRLMTSVYADHEASMRWQAVLHERGWAAPAWPVEHGGCDWSLTQHYIFSRESVLAGAPPLSPMGISQVAHVIVEFGTPEQQAYFLPRILSGEIFFCQGYSEPEAGSDLASLSMSAVVDGDDLVCTGSKIWTTHAHEANWMFCLVRTSRTGKKQQGITFLLIDMTSPGIEVRPLVMTSGEQIQN; from the coding sequence ATGGATCTCCAGTGGTCAGCGGCCGATCTCGCCTTCCGGGACGAGGTCCGCGCGTTCCTCGACGAGAAACTCACCCCGGACCTGCGCCGGGCCGGCCGGCTGATGACGAGCGTGTACGCCGACCACGAGGCGAGCATGCGGTGGCAGGCGGTCCTCCACGAGCGCGGCTGGGCCGCCCCGGCATGGCCGGTGGAGCACGGCGGCTGCGACTGGTCCCTGACCCAGCACTACATCTTCTCCCGCGAGTCGGTCCTCGCCGGAGCGCCGCCGTTGTCGCCGATGGGGATCTCGCAGGTCGCCCACGTGATCGTCGAGTTCGGGACGCCCGAGCAGCAGGCGTACTTCCTCCCCCGGATCCTGAGCGGCGAGATCTTCTTCTGCCAGGGGTACTCCGAGCCGGAGGCGGGCTCCGACCTCGCCTCGCTGTCGATGTCCGCCGTCGTCGACGGCGACGATCTCGTCTGCACCGGCAGCAAGATCTGGACCACCCACGCCCACGAGGCGAACTGGATGTTCTGCCTGGTCCGGACGAGCCGGACCGGGAAGAAGCAGCAGGGCATCACGTTCCTCCTGATCGACATGACCTCGCCGGGCATCGAGGTCCGGCCGCTGGTCATGACCTCCGGGGAGCAGATCCAGAACTAG
- a CDS encoding mycofactocin-coupled SDR family oxidoreductase: MGRLEGKVAFITGAARGQGRAHAVRLAEEGAAIVAVDICEQIPTVFYPMATKEDLDETVALVEAAGGRIVARVADVRDRAALEAAHEAGVREFGHVDTVLPNAGIMPVINEGEQRQAWFDGIDTLLTGVWQTMEVCLPSMIERDRGGSILITSSAAGLSSIGLNTLPGQAAYSAAKHGVVGLMRLYASQLAKHSIRVNTVHPTGVDTPMVANAAYGEFVERFPEIAGSPNYQNPMPVPLIEPVDVSNALVYLASDEARYVTGVTFPVDAGYLNR, from the coding sequence ATGGGCAGGCTCGAGGGCAAGGTCGCTTTCATCACCGGGGCCGCGCGGGGGCAGGGGCGCGCACACGCCGTCCGGCTCGCCGAGGAGGGCGCCGCCATCGTCGCGGTGGACATCTGCGAGCAGATACCCACCGTCTTCTACCCGATGGCGACCAAGGAGGACCTCGACGAGACCGTCGCGCTCGTCGAGGCCGCGGGCGGACGGATCGTGGCCCGGGTCGCCGACGTGCGCGACCGGGCCGCGCTGGAGGCCGCCCACGAGGCGGGCGTCCGGGAGTTCGGACACGTCGACACCGTGCTGCCGAACGCCGGGATCATGCCGGTGATCAACGAGGGCGAGCAGCGACAGGCCTGGTTCGACGGCATCGACACGCTGCTCACCGGGGTCTGGCAGACCATGGAGGTCTGCCTCCCGTCGATGATCGAACGCGACCGTGGCGGGTCGATCCTGATCACCAGCTCCGCGGCGGGCCTGTCCAGCATCGGGCTGAACACCCTGCCCGGGCAGGCGGCCTACTCGGCGGCCAAGCACGGCGTCGTCGGCCTGATGCGGCTCTACGCCTCGCAGCTGGCGAAGCACTCCATCCGGGTCAACACGGTGCATCCCACGGGTGTGGACACGCCGATGGTCGCCAACGCGGCCTACGGCGAGTTCGTCGAGCGGTTCCCCGAGATCGCAGGCAGCCCCAACTACCAGAACCCGATGCCGGTCCCGCTCATCGAGCCCGTCGACGTCAGCAACGCGCTGGTCTACCTGGCCTCCGACGAGGCCCGCTACGTCACCGGCGTGACCTTCCCGGTCGACGCCGGCTACCTCAACCGCTGA
- a CDS encoding acyl-CoA dehydrogenase family protein, with product MRVPLSNVIGSVDDGWTVAKYLLEFERGGAAVAPGLQVTAGEVARAASGQPGPDGRPLIDSPDFAAKLADARIRIDVFEILEFRVLSTAAEGGNPGTASSMLKILGTELSQTLTELLLEAAGPRGRAYQPHATRPGGPVAGFVPPADGYLSGEEWQAVAPLRYLNDRAGTIYAGSNEIQRNIIAKAALGL from the coding sequence GTGCGGGTGCCGCTGTCGAACGTGATCGGCTCGGTCGACGACGGCTGGACCGTCGCGAAGTACCTGCTCGAGTTCGAGCGGGGCGGCGCGGCGGTCGCGCCCGGGCTGCAGGTGACGGCCGGGGAGGTGGCGCGCGCCGCGAGCGGTCAGCCGGGCCCGGACGGGCGCCCGCTGATCGACTCACCGGACTTCGCGGCGAAGCTGGCCGACGCCCGCATCCGTATCGACGTCTTCGAGATCCTGGAGTTCCGGGTCCTCTCGACGGCGGCCGAGGGCGGCAACCCGGGGACGGCGTCGTCGATGCTGAAGATCCTCGGCACCGAGCTCAGCCAGACCCTGACCGAGCTGCTGCTGGAGGCCGCCGGCCCGCGCGGGCGCGCCTACCAGCCGCACGCGACCCGGCCCGGCGGCCCGGTCGCGGGCTTCGTCCCACCGGCGGACGGCTACCTCAGCGGCGAGGAGTGGCAGGCCGTCGCGCCGCTGCGCTACCTCAACGACCGGGCCGGGACGATCTACGCGGGCAGCAACGAGATCCAGCGCAACATCATCGCGAAGGCGGCTTTGGGGCTCTAG
- a CDS encoding pyruvate carboxylase produces the protein MFRKVLVANRGEIAIRAFRAAFELGVSTVAVFPHEDRNSLHRAKADESYRIGEPGHPVRAYLSVDEVVRAATKAGADAVYPGYGFMSENPDLARACREEGITFVGPPTEVLHLTGNKSRAVAAAKAAGVPVLASSEPTTDVDALVAAAEVMEFPVFVKAVAGGGGRGMRQVAEPGALREAIEAASREAESAFGDGTVFLEQAVVDPRHIEVQILADAEGNVVHLFERDCSVQRRHQKVVEIAPAPNLAPRVRDAICADAVRFAREIGYVNAGTVEFLLDEHGRHHFIEMNPRIQVEHTVTEQVTDRDLVIAQLRIAAGATLPELNLTQDRVTLTGAALQCRITTEDPANGFRPDVGTISAYRTPGGPGVRLDGGTVHTGAEVSAHFDSMLVKLSCHGQDFDSAVRRARRAIAEFRIRGVSTNLGFLAAVLDDPDFAAGAVTTSFITERPQLLRARPSADRGSRVLSYLAETAVNRPHGPRPQVVEPVDKLPIGVDLDAPVADGSAQLLRELGPEGFAARLRGQSAVAVTDTTFRDAHQSLLATRVRTRDLVAVAPYVARTMPELLSLECWGGATYDVALRFLAEDPWERLAAIKAAAPNICTQMLLRGRNTVGYTPYPVEVTDAFVAEAAATGMDIFRIFDALNDVSRMRPAIDAVRNTGTALAEVALCYTADLSDPGEKLYTLDYYLRLAEQIVDAGAHVLAIKDMAGLLRPPAARTLVGALRDRFDLPVHLHTHDTAGGQLATLVAAIDAGVDAVDGAVASMAGTTSQPSLSALVAATDHTGRATGLSLAAVGDMEPYWEAVRKVYAPFESGLASPTGRVYHHEIPGGQLSNLRQQAIALGLGDRFELIEDCYAAADRMLGRLVKVTPSSKVVGDLALHLVGAGVDPADFEADPARFDVPDSVVGLLRGELGTPPAGWPEPLRTRALDGRRPGHGRVDLTEGDRKDLAIDPRRTLNRLLFPGPTREFGTHREQYGDTSVLSTKDYLYGLEPGLEHTVELEPGVTLLIELGAVSEPDERGFRTLLTTLNGQLRPVSVRDASVATEVKAAEKADKGDDGHVAAPFAGVVTLQVAEGDTVDAGQTVATIEAMKMEASITTQRAGTVFRLAIGAVAQVEGGDLLVALR, from the coding sequence ATGTTCCGCAAGGTACTGGTGGCCAACCGGGGCGAGATCGCCATCCGGGCGTTCCGGGCCGCGTTCGAGCTGGGCGTGTCGACGGTGGCGGTGTTCCCCCACGAGGACCGCAACTCGCTGCACCGGGCCAAGGCGGACGAGTCCTACCGGATCGGCGAGCCCGGTCATCCGGTGCGCGCGTACCTGTCGGTGGACGAGGTCGTGCGCGCCGCGACGAAGGCCGGCGCGGACGCCGTGTACCCCGGCTACGGCTTCATGTCCGAGAACCCGGACCTGGCCCGCGCCTGCCGCGAGGAGGGGATCACCTTCGTCGGGCCGCCGACCGAGGTGCTGCACCTGACCGGCAACAAGTCCCGGGCGGTGGCGGCGGCGAAGGCCGCCGGGGTGCCGGTGCTGGCCTCCTCGGAGCCGACGACCGATGTGGACGCCCTCGTCGCCGCCGCGGAGGTGATGGAGTTCCCGGTGTTCGTCAAGGCCGTCGCCGGTGGCGGCGGGCGCGGGATGCGCCAGGTCGCCGAGCCCGGCGCGCTGCGCGAGGCGATCGAGGCGGCGAGCCGCGAGGCCGAGTCGGCGTTCGGTGACGGCACGGTGTTCCTGGAGCAGGCGGTGGTGGACCCGCGGCACATCGAGGTGCAGATCCTCGCCGACGCCGAGGGCAACGTGGTGCACCTGTTCGAGCGGGACTGCTCGGTGCAGCGGCGTCACCAGAAGGTCGTCGAGATCGCCCCGGCGCCGAACCTCGCCCCGCGGGTCCGGGACGCGATCTGCGCGGACGCGGTGCGCTTCGCCCGGGAGATCGGCTACGTGAACGCGGGCACGGTGGAGTTCCTGCTCGACGAGCACGGGCGGCACCACTTCATCGAGATGAACCCGCGGATCCAGGTCGAGCACACGGTGACCGAGCAGGTCACCGACCGGGACCTGGTGATCGCCCAGCTGCGCATCGCCGCCGGCGCGACGCTGCCGGAGCTGAACCTGACCCAGGACCGGGTGACGCTGACCGGTGCCGCCCTGCAGTGCCGGATCACCACCGAGGACCCGGCGAACGGGTTCCGGCCCGACGTCGGCACGATCAGCGCCTACCGCACGCCCGGCGGTCCCGGGGTCCGGCTCGACGGCGGCACCGTCCACACCGGAGCCGAGGTGTCGGCGCACTTCGACTCCATGCTGGTCAAGCTCAGCTGCCACGGTCAGGACTTCGACAGCGCCGTGCGGCGCGCCCGGCGGGCGATCGCCGAGTTCCGGATCCGCGGGGTGTCCACCAACCTCGGCTTCCTCGCCGCCGTGCTCGACGACCCGGACTTCGCCGCCGGAGCGGTGACGACCTCGTTCATCACCGAACGGCCGCAGCTGCTGCGCGCACGACCGTCGGCGGACCGGGGATCGCGGGTGCTGTCCTACCTGGCCGAGACGGCGGTGAACCGGCCGCACGGGCCCCGGCCGCAGGTGGTGGAGCCGGTCGACAAGCTCCCGATCGGGGTCGACCTCGACGCGCCGGTGGCGGACGGGTCGGCGCAGCTGTTGCGGGAGCTGGGTCCGGAGGGGTTCGCGGCCCGGCTGCGGGGGCAGTCCGCGGTGGCGGTCACCGACACCACGTTCCGGGACGCACACCAGTCGCTGCTGGCCACCCGGGTGCGTACCCGCGACCTCGTCGCGGTCGCGCCGTACGTCGCCCGCACGATGCCCGAGCTGCTCTCCCTCGAGTGCTGGGGTGGAGCGACGTACGACGTGGCACTGCGGTTCCTGGCCGAGGACCCGTGGGAGCGGCTCGCCGCGATCAAGGCGGCGGCGCCGAACATCTGCACACAGATGCTGCTGCGGGGGCGGAACACCGTCGGGTACACGCCGTACCCGGTGGAGGTGACCGACGCCTTCGTCGCCGAGGCCGCGGCGACCGGGATGGACATCTTCCGGATCTTCGATGCGCTCAACGACGTCTCCCGGATGCGTCCGGCCATCGACGCCGTCCGCAACACCGGCACCGCGCTGGCCGAGGTCGCGCTCTGCTACACCGCGGATCTGTCCGATCCCGGCGAGAAGCTCTACACCCTCGACTACTACCTGCGCCTCGCCGAGCAGATCGTCGACGCCGGTGCGCACGTGCTGGCGATCAAGGACATGGCCGGGCTGCTGCGCCCGCCCGCAGCGCGGACCCTGGTCGGCGCGCTGCGGGACCGCTTCGATCTGCCGGTGCACCTGCACACCCACGACACCGCGGGCGGCCAGCTCGCGACGCTGGTCGCGGCGATCGACGCCGGCGTGGACGCCGTCGACGGGGCGGTCGCCTCGATGGCCGGCACGACGAGCCAGCCGTCGCTGTCGGCACTGGTCGCCGCCACCGACCACACCGGGCGAGCTACCGGGCTGTCGCTGGCCGCCGTCGGTGACATGGAGCCCTACTGGGAGGCGGTCCGCAAGGTCTACGCGCCGTTCGAGTCCGGGCTCGCGTCACCCACGGGCCGCGTCTACCACCACGAGATCCCCGGCGGGCAGTTGTCGAACCTGCGCCAGCAGGCCATCGCGCTCGGCCTGGGGGACCGGTTCGAGCTGATCGAGGACTGTTACGCGGCGGCGGACCGGATGCTGGGGCGGCTGGTGAAGGTGACGCCGTCGTCGAAGGTCGTGGGCGACCTCGCCCTGCACCTCGTCGGCGCCGGCGTCGACCCCGCCGACTTCGAGGCCGACCCCGCCCGCTTCGACGTCCCCGACTCCGTCGTCGGCCTGCTCCGCGGCGAGCTCGGCACCCCGCCCGCCGGATGGCCCGAGCCGCTGCGCACCCGCGCCCTCGACGGGCGGCGCCCCGGTCACGGCCGCGTCGACCTCACCGAGGGCGACCGCAAGGACCTCGCCATCGACCCCCGGCGCACCCTGAACCGGCTGCTGTTCCCCGGTCCGACCCGCGAGTTCGGCACCCACCGCGAGCAGTACGGCGACACCTCCGTGCTGTCCACGAAGGACTACCTCTACGGGCTCGAACCAGGTCTGGAGCACACCGTCGAGCTGGAGCCCGGCGTCACCCTGCTGATCGAGCTCGGGGCGGTGTCCGAACCGGACGAGCGCGGCTTCCGGACGCTGCTCACGACGCTGAACGGGCAGCTGCGGCCGGTGTCGGTCCGCGACGCGTCGGTCGCGACCGAGGTCAAGGCCGCGGAGAAGGCCGACAAGGGCGACGACGGCCACGTCGCCGCCCCGTTCGCCGGCGTCGTCACCCTGCAGGTCGCCGAGGGCGACACCGTCGACGCCGGCCAGACCGTGGCCACGATCGAGGCGATGAAGATGGAGGCCTCGATCACCACCCAGCGCGCCGGAACCGTGTTCCGGCTCGCGATCGGCGCCGTGGCGCAGGTCGAGGGCGGCGACCTGCTCGTCGCACTGCGATGA
- a CDS encoding LysR family transcriptional regulator: protein MEVRHLRYFVAVAEEASFSRAAERLGMATSPLSRRVRDLEGELGVRLFVRDYHRVTLTDAGRALVDEARGIVERLDALPGLLPPVASRGTVVTVGTAPEVSADLRSRFLALVRAERPGLVVRQRPASTAPLVRAVLKGEVDLAFVHGRVDDPRLSSAVVESQPVRVVVAQGIGFDGRDSLRLAELAHLPYTSLKASSAPFVAHAADTLLARHGVAGRLPVQATHAELVPMVSAGEAFTMCGARFGATRNVFLQEPVLLLPFEDDRERLETHAVWRADRGGLLHGLPALSRRLRT from the coding sequence GTGGAGGTCCGACATCTCCGGTACTTCGTGGCCGTGGCCGAGGAGGCGAGCTTCTCCCGTGCGGCCGAGCGGCTCGGCATGGCCACCTCCCCGCTCAGCAGGCGGGTGCGGGACCTGGAGGGCGAGCTCGGTGTGCGGCTGTTCGTCCGCGACTACCACCGCGTCACGCTGACCGACGCCGGCCGGGCGCTCGTCGACGAGGCGCGCGGGATCGTCGAGCGCCTGGACGCCCTCCCCGGGCTGCTCCCCCCGGTGGCGTCGCGGGGGACGGTCGTCACCGTCGGGACGGCGCCCGAGGTGTCGGCGGACCTCCGCTCCCGGTTCCTCGCCCTGGTCCGCGCCGAGCGCCCGGGGCTCGTCGTGCGGCAGCGGCCCGCCAGCACCGCCCCGCTCGTGCGGGCGGTGCTCAAGGGCGAGGTGGACCTGGCCTTCGTCCACGGCCGCGTCGACGATCCGCGGCTGTCGTCGGCCGTCGTGGAGTCCCAGCCGGTCCGGGTCGTCGTGGCGCAGGGGATCGGCTTCGACGGGCGGGACTCGCTGCGGCTCGCCGAGCTCGCGCACCTGCCCTACACCTCCCTGAAGGCGTCGTCGGCCCCGTTCGTCGCGCACGCGGCGGACACCCTGCTCGCCCGGCACGGTGTCGCGGGCCGGCTGCCGGTGCAGGCCACGCACGCCGAGCTGGTGCCGATGGTCTCGGCGGGCGAGGCCTTCACGATGTGCGGTGCCCGGTTCGGGGCGACCCGCAACGTGTTCCTCCAGGAGCCGGTGCTCCTGCTCCCCTTCGAGGACGACCGCGAGCGGCTGGAGACCCACGCCGTCTGGCGGGCCGACCGGGGCGGTCTCCTGCACGGGCTCCCCGCGCTGTCGCGTCGCCTCCGCACGTGA
- a CDS encoding class I adenylate-forming enzyme family protein, producing MSGTVVDALTWWVRTVPDHPAVDLDGDVLTYAELDTWADGVAAVLRGHGVARGDRVGIVGTNSLEWCVAAVAAWKIGAVVCGFNQRFLAAELGALVSLCEPAVVFGDAAHLPVLEEVRRSGPEFIVLGLDDAVTGARGGEHDPAPAFGAEPDDPTSIVFTSGTTGTPKGVVFTHRTIAGIMHEWSLGERVGPNDLRVLLVLPMFTAAGVVWGLSRSLVQGGTMYLQPGFDPPRALEVLQEARITTFTGPPILFEQISRVPGFERARLDHLTTAWVGGARVPVPLLEKWRPRGVALRQLYGQTEIGGTATAMSAEGALRHPDKCGWGGPFTRIRVLDPDGRDCAVGEVGEIVMRGPGMFPGYWRNEEATKQALRGGWLHTGDLGTLDAGGLLTYVDRMGEMINSGGLKISPAELETVIAQVPGVIEVAVVPVPDAKFGETSAAVVHVDGDLAPADLVAYCNERLADYKVPRYVITHDGPLPRMASGKIAKRELRAVYADAPERFPKVR from the coding sequence GTGAGCGGCACCGTCGTCGACGCCCTGACCTGGTGGGTGCGCACGGTCCCGGACCATCCCGCCGTCGACCTCGACGGCGACGTCCTGACCTACGCCGAGCTCGACACCTGGGCCGACGGCGTCGCCGCCGTCCTGCGCGGGCACGGCGTGGCGCGGGGCGACCGGGTCGGGATCGTGGGCACCAACAGCCTCGAGTGGTGTGTCGCGGCGGTCGCCGCCTGGAAGATCGGGGCCGTGGTCTGCGGGTTCAACCAGCGTTTCCTCGCCGCCGAGCTCGGGGCACTGGTGTCGCTGTGCGAGCCCGCGGTCGTGTTCGGCGACGCCGCCCACCTGCCGGTGCTGGAGGAGGTGCGGCGTTCCGGGCCGGAGTTCATCGTCCTCGGGCTCGACGACGCCGTCACGGGCGCCCGCGGTGGGGAGCACGACCCGGCCCCGGCGTTCGGGGCCGAGCCCGACGACCCGACCTCGATCGTCTTCACCAGCGGCACGACGGGCACGCCGAAGGGCGTCGTGTTCACCCACCGCACGATCGCCGGGATCATGCACGAGTGGTCCCTGGGCGAGCGGGTCGGGCCCAACGACCTGCGCGTCCTGCTCGTCCTGCCGATGTTCACCGCGGCGGGCGTCGTGTGGGGGCTCTCCCGGAGCCTCGTGCAGGGCGGGACGATGTACCTGCAGCCGGGCTTCGACCCGCCCCGGGCGCTGGAGGTGCTGCAGGAGGCCCGGATCACCACCTTCACCGGCCCGCCGATCCTCTTCGAGCAGATCTCCCGGGTGCCCGGGTTCGAGCGGGCACGGCTGGACCACCTCACGACCGCGTGGGTCGGCGGTGCGCGGGTCCCGGTGCCGCTGCTGGAGAAGTGGCGCCCGCGCGGGGTCGCGCTCCGCCAGCTCTACGGGCAGACCGAGATCGGCGGCACCGCCACCGCGATGTCCGCGGAGGGGGCGCTGCGGCATCCCGACAAGTGCGGCTGGGGCGGGCCCTTCACCCGCATCCGGGTCCTCGACCCCGACGGGCGGGACTGCGCCGTGGGCGAGGTCGGGGAGATCGTCATGCGCGGGCCGGGCATGTTCCCCGGCTACTGGCGCAACGAGGAGGCCACGAAGCAGGCGCTGCGGGGTGGCTGGCTGCACACCGGCGACCTCGGGACGCTCGACGCCGGGGGCCTGCTCACCTACGTCGACCGGATGGGCGAGATGATCAACTCCGGCGGCCTGAAGATCTCGCCGGCCGAGCTGGAGACGGTGATCGCCCAGGTCCCCGGGGTGATCGAGGTGGCCGTCGTCCCGGTGCCCGACGCGAAGTTCGGCGAGACGTCGGCCGCGGTCGTCCACGTCGACGGGGACCTCGCCCCGGCCGACCTGGTCGCGTACTGCAACGAGCGCCTCGCGGACTACAAGGTGCCCCGCTACGTGATCACCCACGACGGGCCGCTGCCGCGGATGGCGAGCGGGAAGATCGCCAAGCGCGAACTGCGTGCGGTCTACGCCGACGCGCCCGAGCGCTTCCCGAAGGTCCGCTGA